The sequence AACGCTAGAACAGGTAAGTTGGCTGAAGCAGTAACCTTATTAAACTCTGTGAGAAGCCGTGCACTTCCTGCTTCAGTTCCAGCTTATACTGTAGCTGGTCTTGGAAATGAAGACGGCGTATTAACCGCAATCTTCAACGAAAGAAGAATCGAATTCTTGGCAGAAGGTAGAAGATGGGCTGATATCCATAGATTATCTGGTGAAGGAAGAATGAGCGGAGTACCTGCTAAGGCTACTTCTAGATCCATCACTAACATCGATTTCTATACAACTGACAGAGAAATCCCAATGGATCACTCCATTGATTATTCCAGTCACTTGTTTGTTTGGCCAATTCCATTGGCTGAATTACAGACCAACAATACTGCTCCTATTCAGCAGAACCCAGGTTATTAATAAAAGCCTGTTTAATCAAGTGTTTTAAAATCCGGCCCCAGGGCCGGATTTTTTATTTTTATAAGTGAGAGTTTTTTCCTTCTTCTTTCCAATTCTTGAGTTTTTTTACCAAAATCTTTAAATGAAATACCACACATCTTCATTCTTTGAGGCATTTATTGGATATTTCACTAAGTTTTCAACTCAGAAATAAATCAGAACCACATGCGTGCTTTTATCCTATTTTTATTTTTCACTACTACAGCTGCTTTTGCGCAACAAAATAGCCTGAAACCACTTCGGAATTCTATTGAGACCCAGACAAGAGTGATTCGACAGGATGTTCCGATGACTAATTCCATCCGAAAGGCATTTGCAGAAGGTACAAGAGACTTTTCAGGGACTCCAGGACCAAATTATTGGCAGTTAGAGACAGATTTCACCATTCAAGCAAGTTTGGATCCATCCACACAGACCATCACTGGTTCAGAGAAAATACTTGTTCACAACAATAGCAAGGATGATTTAAATCAAATCGTTTTAAGATTAGACCACAATATATTTAGAGCGGATGTTCCTCGTGGATTTTCTACTCCGGCCGAGCAAACAGAGGGGATGATTGTAACACGCTTGCAAGTAAATGGGGATGTGGTGGATTTGAATGCTGCTCCTTCTCGTAGAAATGAATCTCCTCAGCTTCGTGTTTCAGGACTAACAAGGACGGTAGCTGTAATCACTTTGGAGGAGCCAATTAAAGCGGGTATGACTGCAGAATTGGAAATAGATTGGAATACAAAATTACCGGGTGGTCCAAATGGTAGAGGGCATAGAATGACCCAGCGTTTTGATAGTACCTTATTCCAGCCTACTCAATGGTTTCCTAGACTGGCTAAATATGACGATCTAAGAGGGTGGGAAACGAATGATTATTTAGGACCAGCTGAGTTCTTTAATAATTTTGGAAAATTCGATGTGTCTTTGACAGTGCCTGCAGGATGGATTGTATCTGGAACAGGTGTTTTACAAAACCCAGAAGAAGTTTTGACTCCAAAAGCGATCCAGCAACTTTCAAAAGTTCTGGAGTCTGATGAGGAAATTACCATTGTTGGAGAAGAGGAAAGAGGTCCCGGTAAATCCACCGTGGATGGAGACCAGCTGACTTGGAGATTTGTAGCTGATAAAGTAAATGATTTTGCTTGGGCTACCTCCGATAGATTTATATGGAAAGCTACTAGAGCCATGATTCCAGAGAAGGGTCCAATTCCTATTCATATGGTTTTTATTCCTGAAAGAGCTCGATATTTTGAAAATGCGGCTGAGAGAACCCGCCATGCATTAGAGTTTTACTCCAAGCTTTGGGCACCTTATCCTTTTCCACAATTGACTTTGCAGGATGGTCCAAGCGCCGGAATGGAGTACCCCATGGTGATCAATTCGAATCAGGGTGCTGCAGACCATGAAACAGCCCATCAATGGTGGCCGATGATGTTAGGAACCAATGAGACTCGATATGGTTGGATGGATGAAGGGTTTAACCAGTATATGAATATATTGTCAGCAGCAGATGCGGCAGGAGAACCTTATGATTTAGATGGTTACGGTCAAAGCTATGGCATGATGAGTGGCAATGAGGATGAAGCTCCTTTGATGTGGAGTGCAAACTATGCTGGAACTGGCTATGGCTTTCAAACTTATCGAAAAACACCCCTGATGTTGTCCATGCTGGGAGGAATTGTTGGTGATGACAAGGTGATCGATGCCATTCGAAAATACACTGCTGTTTGGGCATATAAGCATCCATCTCCATGGGATTTCATGTTTTTTATGAACCATCAATTAGGAGAAAATCTTGAGTGGTTTTGGTATTACTGGTTATTTACTACAGAAACTGTGGAAGGCTCAATTCAGGATGTAAGTTCGGAAGGAGAAGTAACAACCGTAACCATTAGGCAAGATGGAGCAATGCCATCTCCTATCGTATTGAAGGTGGAATTTGAAAGCGAAGGCCCTGCCATCAAACCTATTTCAAATGGGAAAATGATCGATGCTACTACCATGGAAGTTACTTGGCCAGTTACTGTTTGGTTTGATGGAGATAGAACTTTTAAAGCTAAGATGGATTTAGGGGATAGAAAGATCAAGAAAATCACGCTTGATCCCTATCGTAGATTCCCTGATAAAAACATAGAAGATAATACCTGGATTAGGTGAAAAAATTATGGTTGCCTGGAAGATTCTGATTTCTGGATAATCAGTAATTGTGGATCAAGCCCATGTCTTGTGGTGGAATTACCCAAGAAATAATACCAAAAAAAAGAAAAGGCTCCTTTTCACTGGAGCCTTTTATGACAATGACGATAGGTATCAACTAAACTAAGAAAAGCCTTACTCTCCGTGTGAGCTGCAAGACAAGTCCGTGTCATCGCACTCTTAAATACTGATTTAGTTACACAAGGTTCCCCCTTTATGATTTTTTATGATTTTAGGCCTAAAACCCCTCCAATCGGGCATTTTTCAGGATAAATGAAATTTTAGGAAGTGCTTATTTTTGTTCACTACTGAAACATTGTACGCTTATGAAATTGGGCATATCATAGAAGGTGTCATCTCCGTAATAAGCTGCTGCACATCCCAAATATTGATAGCAGGTACTGATGATATTGTTTTTATGACTTCTGGAATTCATCCATAGAATCAATACTGATCTTGCGAAAGAAATATAGGTATGGGGAACGATTTCTTCTCGTTTTGAACGGGTTACATAGGTGAATATACCACTGGGACCAGGAGGGTTCACTTTTCTCCCATATTCATATTGGAGTCCATTGCTTGAGCTGATATTTTCTGCATAACAATAAGGGTCTAGCCCTTCCAGTTTCAGACGATCCGTTAGCAACTTTTTGCCTGGCACTTTGCTGTAGTGAGAGTAGAAATCATAGGCAACCATGTCATCTGCATGGTCTTTGGCAACTTTTTCTGCAGCAGGAAGATGTTTAAACAGGGGAAGCCTTCTTTTTTGACGCATTTCATTGGTGACATAAAAGATGGCTGCATGTAATAAAGGTCGATCGATGTTCTGAAAATCGATGGGCTTATAAATCGCCTCTAATTGAAAGAACTCCTGTACTGAATATTTTTCGTAGTCTTTTTCCGACCAATTTTGGGCAGATAATCGGAAACAGCTACCAAGAAATAGGATGATGAAAAGAAAGCGAAACAAGGGAATAGTTTAATTTGACTTCTTCTCTTTTGACGAAAAAAATGCCAAAATAGTATTCCGAAAAATTTCTTTTAAAACTCCAAGCTTTCAGATTCATGCCCTTTTCTCAAGAGCATACTTTTAGGACTGTTTCCTTTGACATACACATGCACAATGTTTTGCTGGGCTTCGTGCTCAGTTAGCAAAATTGAATTTTGGACTTTGATGGAATGGTCAAAGCTAGTGCTGGCAGATTCTATATAAAACCAAATGGCCTCTTCTTCCACTTCATATCCGAGAATATTCAAAGAAACCGGTTTTCCATCTACCCAGATTTTATTGTGATCTAATAGATATGCATTGACTTGTTTGTTGAACTGATCTTTGTCCGCAGGATTTAAAACATCGATGTTAGCATCGTGAAATTCCTCTAATGAGATTTCCAGATCATCCCAAAATATTTTTTGTGCGATTTCTAATTTTTGGCTGTTTTCATTGTATCTGATCTCCGTGAGACTTAAGAAGAATGGGTGGGAAAATGCCAACCATCCCCAAGAAATCAGACATATATAAAGATGATGCATTTGGTAAGAGTCTTTTGTCTTTTGTGGGAATAATCCTGTATAATTGCCGCTAATTTACTTCATGAGAAGTAGTTCTACCCTATATGAGTTCCTTTCAATTGTATTTTCGCCTGGGTGTTCAACATATTTTGGACATACAAGGTTACGATCATATTTTATTTGTCTTAGCACTCTGTGCTGTTTTTATACCAAGGGATTGGAGAAAGATCATCGTGTTGGTGACCGCCTTTACGATTGGACATTCCATTACACTTGCTTTGGCCACTTTCAAAGTCATCCAAGTCAATACGGAATTGATTGAGTTTTTGATTCCTGTGACCATTGCAATCACTGCTTTTATCAGTCTTTTACGGCCTAAACCTGCCTCTGGAAAGGGAGTAAGCATCAATTACATTTTTGCTTTATTCTTTGGTCTTATTCATGGCCTTGGTTTTTCCAACTACCTAAGAAATCTTTTAGGGCAAGAGATGTCTATTTGGCAACCCTTATTGGCTTTCAATTTAGGCTTGGAATTAGGACAAATTGTAATCGTGGGGGCCTACCTGCTAGCCACCTCCATTTTAGTGGGATTGGTTGGTGTAAGTAGGAAAGAATGGACCTTGATCGTATCCTCCTTTGTGTTTGGGATATCCCTGATGTTAATGTTAGAAATGAAATTTTGGTAATAAATCACCTTATAGTTATATGAAGAAAATCGGATTAATCGCTTCTTTGGCATTATTGAGTGTTGCAGGAGTTTTTGCACAACAACGATCTGAGCAAAACCATGCAGAACGATTTGAGCAGTTGGGGCCTATGCTTCGGACACCAAATGTTTACAGAACAGCCTCAGGAGCTCCTGGCCATATGTACTGGCAGCAACAGGCAAATTATGTGATCAATGTTGAACTGGATGATGAAAACCAATCCATCAAAGGTTCAGAAAAAGTAACCTATATCAATAATTCTCCTGATCAATTGACCTACTTATGGGTTCAGCTGGAGGAAAACCAACGTGGCGCAGATTCCAGCACACCAAAAGTCGCTGAGAGTTCTATCAACAACAGAATGACTCTTAGAACTCTTGAAGGCATCATCTGGGCAAATGAGGACTTTGGATATAAAGTTTTGGAAGTAACGGATGCCAAAGGAAATCCATTGCCAGTGACTGTGAACAATACCATGATGCGAATTGATTTGCCAACGCCATTGAAGGCAGGTGATTCATTTACCTTTGGAGTGGAATGGTCTTTCAATATCACCAATCGAGTAGGGTATATTTCAGGTCGTCCAGGATATGAATATTTTGAAGAGGATGGAAATTATCTCTACACCATGGCTGAGTGGTTCCCAAGAATGGCGGTTTACTCTGATTTTGAAGGATGGCAAAACAAGCAATTTTTGGGTAGAGGCGAGTTCGCTTTGGTTTTTGGTAACTACGAAGTAAATATCACGGTACCTGCTGATCATATGGTGGGTGCGACAGGAGTCTTACAAAACCCAAATCAAGTGCTTTCATCAACAGAGTTGGAGCGTTGGAACAGAGCGAAGCAAACTTATGATGCTCCAGTGGTAATCAGAACACAGGAGGAAGCTACGGAACTAGAGAAAGGAAAAGCTACTGCCAAGAAAACCTGGAAATTCAAGGCCGAAAATGTGAGGGATTTTGCTTGGACCTCTTCTAGAAAATTCATCTGGGATGCAATGGCTGTGAAGCAAGGCGGCAAAGATGTGATGGCGATGTCTTATTATGGCAAAGAAGCAAATCCACTTTGGGGTCAGTATTCTACCAGAGTAGTTGCCCATACAATCAAGTCTTATTCAAGTCATACTTTTGATTACCCTTATCCAACTGCCATCTCTGTGGAGGCTGCCAATGGAATGGAATATCCAATGATCTGTTTCAATTACGGTCGTCCTGATGCTGATGGTACCTATTCTGAAGCGGTGAAAAACGGAATGATCGGGGTAATTATCCACGAAGTTGGTCACAATTTCTTCCCGATGATTGTTAATTCTGATGAGCGTCAGTGGACTTGGATGGATGAAGGCTTGAATACCTTCATGCAATACATGGCGGAGCAGGAATGGGATAGGAATTTCCCTTCTAGAAGAGGCCCTGCACATAAGATTGTTCCTTATATGAGAAGCCCAAAAAATACCTTGGAGCCCATCATGACCAATTCTGAAAATATCGTTCAATTTGGTCCAAATGCTTACGCAAAGCCAGCTACTGCGCTGAATATATTGAGAGAGACCGTGATGGGTCGTGAGTTGTTTGATTATGCTTTCAAAGAATACGCAAGAAGGTGGATGTTTAAGCACCCTACTCCTGATGATTTATTCAGAACTTTGGAAGATGCTTCTGCAGTTGATTTGGATTGGTTCTGGAGAGGTTGGTTCTATGGAACAGAGCCTGTGGATATTGCAATTGAAAATGTAGCTTGGTTTAAATTGGATCAGCGAACTCCTGCAGAGAAAGCTGCCGATGCCAAAGCAGCAGCTGAGTATGATGAGACCAATGTGTCTAGAACTGCCAACATGAAGGATGTTCCTCAAACTGTGATAGAAGCTGATCCAGAGACACGTGATTTCTACACCACCTACAATCCATTTACGGTTACTCCTGCTGAGGAGGAAGCCTATGAAAGCTTCATGGCGAGCTTATCTCCAAAAGAAAAAGAGTTGTTGAATTCAAATATGAATTTCTATGAACTCAACTTCAAAAATGTGGGTGGATTGGTAATGCCGATAATTTTGGAGTGGCAATACACTGATGGAACTTCTGAAATCGAACGGATCCCTGCAGAGATCTGGAGAATGAATGAAACCGAAGTAACAAAAGTTTTTGCCAAGAAAAAGGAAGTAAAACAGATCGTTTTGGATCCTTTAAGAGAGACAGCGGATATTGATGAGTCCAATAATTACTGGCCAAGACAATACCAGCCTACGCGTTTCGAATTGTTCAAAGGTTCAGGAGCTGTAAGAGGAACTTCTACAGGAAGCAACCCAATGAAAAGAGCAAAAAATAATTAAGAATTAGTATAGATATAAGAAAAGCCGGCGAGAGTCGGCTTTTTTTGTTTTTGTTTTTGGACTTTAGCCGCAAAGACCGCTAAGAGATTGCAGAGGAAAATTACAGCTCTTCGAGTTTTGTAGCCTCGAAGCTAAATCCTGAGATTTATTATTTTCAATAGGGATATAATTATAGACCTAATTCTTCATTTATCTAAACTGATCGGATTAGAAATCCTATAATATAGGTTCAGGATTGTATCCACGAAAGTAATCGAGACCTGGACAGCAACTTTATCAAGTTTTTGATTTTCAAGGTATCCTTCAATCCCTAATTTTTGGAGAGCCCTTTGCATTTATAAATGAGACTAATTGATTTCTAAATTTTAAAACCCTTAAAAAAGGAAATGGAAAAGCTTCAAGCTCGAATTTTGTTTTTACTTTTATTTCTCACATTACCTCATTTGGTCAAATCCCAATTTAGGCTCAGTTTGGAGTCTGGGGCTGCTTTTTCGCAGTATAATGACGTTAGGGTTCCAAATGGAGAATCAAATTCCGGGACACTATTTTCCCTTCAGGATGATTTCAATCCTATGACTACTGCTTTTTTCAGACTGGAAATGAGCTATCTGATTAAAGGTAAACATACAGTCGAATTGACGGCAGCTCCCTTACAGATTGGGTATCAGGATTCACAACTTGAGGAAATAAATTTCGCTGGATCACTATTTTCAGGAGAAGGAATTGATGGTTCTTATCAATTTAATACCTATCGGGCCAGCTATAGATATCGCTTAGTGGGCAATAATCAATGGATCTTGGATTTGGGAGCTACTATTTTGGCTAGGGACGCTCGAATAGCACTTGAGCAAGGTGAGTTGCAGGCTGAGGATACGGATTTGGGCTTTGTGCCATTACTCAGCTTCAATTTGAATTATACTCCAAAAAATAAACTCTCGCTAGTTTTAAAAGGTGATGCTTTGGTAGGCCCTCAAGGGAGGGCTGAGGATATTTTTGCAGGGATAAACTACCCGATTGGAACAAAGGGCCTACAACTTAAAGCTGGCTATCGTCTAATAGAAGGAGGAGCCGACGTGGATCAAGTATATAATTTTGCCTACATTCATTTTGCCAGTCTAGGATTGATGTATGATTTTTCTTTCAAATAGAAACTATGGTATAAGTTCAGGATTGCATCCAGGATATTAATCGAGACCTGAACAAAGCGGGCTTTATCCCTAAGTAGTTTCTTTCCGAATCCACTTTTTCTTAAAATCTCCTTAGGAATGGAAGTACAGGATAATTTCTTTGTTCAAAAAGGTTATTTTGAGCAATCAAAACCCAAAACCTATCATGTCATGAATCGAAAGAATTTCATTTTCACCCTATGTATCGTGTTTTCATTTTTTTTGAGTAGTTCTCTATTTGCTCAAAAAAGAGATATCTATGAATTAATTACCTACCATATCGAATCGGCAGACCAAGAAGCGATGTTGGATGCTTATTTGGAAAATGCCTTTATTCCAGCGGCCCACAGACATGGAGTATCCAATGTTGGAGTGTTCAAACCTATAGCTTCCCAGCCTGATGCTGGTCAAAAAGTATATGTATTTATTCCCTTTAAATCTTTGAGTGAGTTTGAGGCATTTGAGGGGAAACTGCTGAAAGACCAAAAATATCTTTCAGATGGTGATGCCTATATCAATGCGGCATTTGATAATCCACCTTACAAAAGAATGGAAACTTCCATCATGAAGGCTATGACAGAACATCCAAAGTATGCTCCTTCTAAATTAACCAATTCAAAGAAAGATAGAATTTATGAATTGAGAAGTTATGAAGGACCTACAGAGAGATTGTATCGTCAGAAAGTGAAGATGTTCAATTCAGGAGAGATGGAGATATTTGACCGATTAAACTGTAGCCCTGTTTTCTATGCTGAGACGATTGCTGGTGCGAATATGCCCAATTTGATGTATATGACCACCCATGAGAATATGGATGTCAGAAATGAGCATTGGAAGCAATTTGGAGTGGATCCAAAATGGGTTGAAATGAGAGATATTGAAGAATACAAAAACACGGTTTCCCGAAACGATACCCGATTGCTATACCCTACAGATTATTCAGATTTATAAATAATTCTTAATTATATCAGGCTTTCGAGGCTGTTTCAAAGATTTTCTATTTTCACCTTTCGACTCAGTTCAAGGTGTCATCTTAAATTATTGAAACAGCCTCTTTTTATTGATTGATCTTTCTGGCAATGGCCTCAAAAAGCTTCACACCAGTTTCAATTAGCTCATCTGGAAAATCATAGGTAGGTTCATGGAGTTGTGGACAGTTTTCACCGGAACCCAATCCAAATAGGTAGGCAGGACCAGACTGACTGAACAATCCAAAATCCTCGGACCATCGGAATGGTTCTGGTTTGTCGTAAATGTCGAACCCTAACTCCTTCATGGTAGACTCTGCGATAGTTGCTGCTTCTGGATCATTCTGGGATACAGCAAATTCCTCTCTATAAGAAATCTCAAATATCAGCTTTTCACTTTCCGAAATACTTTTCACTTTCTCCTCAATTCGTTGGATTAAGATGTCTAATTCTTCCTGATCAAATGCTCTGATGGTCAAACTTAAGTATCCTCGCCCTGCACTGGTGCCAAATGCCAAGCTTCCAATCTCTGCATGGATGACAGTCACTAAGGCAAATCCGTTTAATTTCTCAGGGAGCTGAGGAAGTGTTTGAATGAGTTGCGCAATGGCATTGGCAGGATTTATTCCGGCTTCAGGATGAGCTGCATGGGATGTTTTTCCAGTTAATGTGATGGTCATGCCGATACTTCCTGCAGCGAATGTATCTTTTCGAATAACCAATTGATGTAAAGGAAAACCTGGAAGGTTGTGTAGGGCAAATGCAAAATCAGGTTTGATTCTTTGAAATTTAGGATCCTCCAAAATTCTTCTAGCTCCTTCTCCGGTTTCTTCAGCAGGTTGGAATAATAACACCAATTCTCCTTTTTCAGGTCTTTGCCCAGCTAATTTTTCACCCAATCCGCAGATAATCGCCATATGACCATCATGACCACAAAGATGTCCTTTCCCGTCTATCTTACTTTTATAGCTTGGATTTCCAGATTCCTGAATGGGAAGTGCATCCAATTCAGCTCGAAATAACGTTCGCGGGCCAGCAGTTTTCCCTTTAAAAATAAATGCAAGACCAAACCCTCCCAAGTTTTCTATCACTTCATCTGGTCCCATTTTAGAGAAAAAACTAAGGATTTTAGAAGCGGTATTTCCCTCTTCACCGGCGATTTCTGGTGTTTGATGTAGTTCTTGTCGTAATTGAATGAGTTGGTTTAAAATCATTTTTTTGAAAATTTCCACCAAGGTAAAGACCTGATTTTCTTTTGGAACCATTTTTGACGAAAAAAAATAGCCTAGGATCAGGAACTTTTCAAGATCTGGGGCTATTTTAGAACATCACTTCAACCCTTAATCTAACTTTTATGAGCGAAGCACAAACTCAAGACTACAACGAGCAGATCAAAGCTTTGGAAGCACAAATCACCGGAGACATGTTTGCAGACATGGAAATCCGTGATCAGATCCACAATTTGAAAATGAAAAGAGATGGCATCAAACCAGAGGGATCTGATTTTGAATGCGTAGGTTGCGGAAGTTAATTCCGAAAAATAGTGGCACGTTACTTTATTATATACAAACCCTTCGGGGTATTGAGCCAATTTTCAGGAGAGGGGCATACATTAGCCTCTCTTTTTGATTTTCCAAAGGAGGTATATCCTGTCGGTAGATTGGATAAAGATTCGGAAGGTTTGCTTTTAATCACAGATGATAAATGGCTGAACCATCACTTATTGAATCCGAGATTTGGTCATCAACGAACCTATTTAGCCCAAGTGGAGGGGATTCCTACGCCAGAAGCATTGAAAGCCTTGGGTAACGGGGTTCGGATAAACGTGGACCGAAAAGATTACTTAACCAAACC comes from Algoriphagus halophilus and encodes:
- a CDS encoding M1 family metallopeptidase, encoding MRAFILFLFFTTTAAFAQQNSLKPLRNSIETQTRVIRQDVPMTNSIRKAFAEGTRDFSGTPGPNYWQLETDFTIQASLDPSTQTITGSEKILVHNNSKDDLNQIVLRLDHNIFRADVPRGFSTPAEQTEGMIVTRLQVNGDVVDLNAAPSRRNESPQLRVSGLTRTVAVITLEEPIKAGMTAELEIDWNTKLPGGPNGRGHRMTQRFDSTLFQPTQWFPRLAKYDDLRGWETNDYLGPAEFFNNFGKFDVSLTVPAGWIVSGTGVLQNPEEVLTPKAIQQLSKVLESDEEITIVGEEERGPGKSTVDGDQLTWRFVADKVNDFAWATSDRFIWKATRAMIPEKGPIPIHMVFIPERARYFENAAERTRHALEFYSKLWAPYPFPQLTLQDGPSAGMEYPMVINSNQGAADHETAHQWWPMMLGTNETRYGWMDEGFNQYMNILSAADAAGEPYDLDGYGQSYGMMSGNEDEAPLMWSANYAGTGYGFQTYRKTPLMLSMLGGIVGDDKVIDAIRKYTAVWAYKHPSPWDFMFFMNHQLGENLEWFWYYWLFTTETVEGSIQDVSSEGEVTTVTIRQDGAMPSPIVLKVEFESEGPAIKPISNGKMIDATTMEVTWPVTVWFDGDRTFKAKMDLGDRKIKKITLDPYRRFPDKNIEDNTWIR
- a CDS encoding CAP domain-containing protein, whose translation is MFRFLFIILFLGSCFRLSAQNWSEKDYEKYSVQEFFQLEAIYKPIDFQNIDRPLLHAAIFYVTNEMRQKRRLPLFKHLPAAEKVAKDHADDMVAYDFYSHYSKVPGKKLLTDRLKLEGLDPYCYAENISSSNGLQYEYGRKVNPPGPSGIFTYVTRSKREEIVPHTYISFARSVLILWMNSRSHKNNIISTCYQYLGCAAAYYGDDTFYDMPNFISVQCFSSEQK
- a CDS encoding DUF6702 family protein translates to MHHLYICLISWGWLAFSHPFFLSLTEIRYNENSQKLEIAQKIFWDDLEISLEEFHDANIDVLNPADKDQFNKQVNAYLLDHNKIWVDGKPVSLNILGYEVEEEAIWFYIESASTSFDHSIKVQNSILLTEHEAQQNIVHVYVKGNSPKSMLLRKGHESESLEF
- a CDS encoding HupE/UreJ family protein, giving the protein MSSFQLYFRLGVQHILDIQGYDHILFVLALCAVFIPRDWRKIIVLVTAFTIGHSITLALATFKVIQVNTELIEFLIPVTIAITAFISLLRPKPASGKGVSINYIFALFFGLIHGLGFSNYLRNLLGQEMSIWQPLLAFNLGLELGQIVIVGAYLLATSILVGLVGVSRKEWTLIVSSFVFGISLMLMLEMKFW
- a CDS encoding M1 family metallopeptidase; translation: MKKIGLIASLALLSVAGVFAQQRSEQNHAERFEQLGPMLRTPNVYRTASGAPGHMYWQQQANYVINVELDDENQSIKGSEKVTYINNSPDQLTYLWVQLEENQRGADSSTPKVAESSINNRMTLRTLEGIIWANEDFGYKVLEVTDAKGNPLPVTVNNTMMRIDLPTPLKAGDSFTFGVEWSFNITNRVGYISGRPGYEYFEEDGNYLYTMAEWFPRMAVYSDFEGWQNKQFLGRGEFALVFGNYEVNITVPADHMVGATGVLQNPNQVLSSTELERWNRAKQTYDAPVVIRTQEEATELEKGKATAKKTWKFKAENVRDFAWTSSRKFIWDAMAVKQGGKDVMAMSYYGKEANPLWGQYSTRVVAHTIKSYSSHTFDYPYPTAISVEAANGMEYPMICFNYGRPDADGTYSEAVKNGMIGVIIHEVGHNFFPMIVNSDERQWTWMDEGLNTFMQYMAEQEWDRNFPSRRGPAHKIVPYMRSPKNTLEPIMTNSENIVQFGPNAYAKPATALNILRETVMGRELFDYAFKEYARRWMFKHPTPDDLFRTLEDASAVDLDWFWRGWFYGTEPVDIAIENVAWFKLDQRTPAEKAADAKAAAEYDETNVSRTANMKDVPQTVIEADPETRDFYTTYNPFTVTPAEEEAYESFMASLSPKEKELLNSNMNFYELNFKNVGGLVMPIILEWQYTDGTSEIERIPAEIWRMNETEVTKVFAKKKEVKQIVLDPLRETADIDESNNYWPRQYQPTRFELFKGSGAVRGTSTGSNPMKRAKNN
- a CDS encoding NIPSNAP family protein, translating into MEVQDNFFVQKGYFEQSKPKTYHVMNRKNFIFTLCIVFSFFLSSSLFAQKRDIYELITYHIESADQEAMLDAYLENAFIPAAHRHGVSNVGVFKPIASQPDAGQKVYVFIPFKSLSEFEAFEGKLLKDQKYLSDGDAYINAAFDNPPYKRMETSIMKAMTEHPKYAPSKLTNSKKDRIYELRSYEGPTERLYRQKVKMFNSGEMEIFDRLNCSPVFYAETIAGANMPNLMYMTTHENMDVRNEHWKQFGVDPKWVEMRDIEEYKNTVSRNDTRLLYPTDYSDL
- a CDS encoding amidohydrolase; this encodes MVPKENQVFTLVEIFKKMILNQLIQLRQELHQTPEIAGEEGNTASKILSFFSKMGPDEVIENLGGFGLAFIFKGKTAGPRTLFRAELDALPIQESGNPSYKSKIDGKGHLCGHDGHMAIICGLGEKLAGQRPEKGELVLLFQPAEETGEGARRILEDPKFQRIKPDFAFALHNLPGFPLHQLVIRKDTFAAGSIGMTITLTGKTSHAAHPEAGINPANAIAQLIQTLPQLPEKLNGFALVTVIHAEIGSLAFGTSAGRGYLSLTIRAFDQEELDILIQRIEEKVKSISESEKLIFEISYREEFAVSQNDPEAATIAESTMKELGFDIYDKPEPFRWSEDFGLFSQSGPAYLFGLGSGENCPQLHEPTYDFPDELIETGVKLFEAIARKINQ